A window from Moritella yayanosii encodes these proteins:
- the lolB gene encoding lipoprotein insertase outer membrane protein LolB: protein MTFQRSIYIIIVSVLLSACSTTTQRQPPAGNPQQLWQQHQIQLQTIRTWQLQGQIAFISPDSRNSATLNWQQFVDDFNINLTGPFGIHVLTIKRSDNISTLILDDDRQYQGRNTQTLINQLSPIPIPVNELRAWIIGDPLTDDVQLDNYGRVTQANHPLGWHISYTQYQRVDNIWLPKNIIIQQDDMRIKITTRNWKLNATQD, encoded by the coding sequence ATGACATTTCAGCGTTCTATTTACATTATTATTGTTAGTGTATTACTCAGTGCCTGTAGCACGACGACACAGCGACAACCTCCAGCAGGTAACCCGCAACAATTATGGCAGCAACATCAAATTCAATTACAAACAATTCGGACTTGGCAACTGCAAGGACAAATTGCATTCATCAGTCCTGATTCACGTAACTCGGCGACGTTAAACTGGCAACAATTTGTCGATGATTTCAATATTAACCTCACTGGTCCCTTCGGTATTCATGTCCTCACCATTAAACGCAGTGATAACATTTCAACATTAATTCTCGATGATGACCGCCAATACCAAGGCCGTAATACGCAAACACTGATTAACCAACTCAGCCCAATCCCTATTCCGGTGAATGAATTACGTGCCTGGATCATTGGCGACCCATTAACAGACGATGTGCAGCTCGATAATTACGGCCGAGTAACCCAAGCTAATCATCCCCTCGGCTGGCACATCAGTTATACTCAATATCAACGAGTCGATAATATTTGGTTACCAAAAAATATCATCATCCAACAAGACGATATGCGCATAAAAATCACCACTCGAAACTGGAAGTTAAATGCAACACAAGATTAG